A portion of the Pseudomonas koreensis genome contains these proteins:
- the pstA gene encoding phosphate ABC transporter permease PstA has translation MKQNSLKGWFKSGAPGVWISGGAVSIAVIMTIGLLAVIAVRGLGHFWPADLIHAHYDVPGQANHLIVGEVVQKEEVPRARLKSAGLPVPDEGPEFMTRELIKVGNRDLNGNDFTWIVGEWLTKQTTPPELMAIERREWGNFYGYLVNVKQDGKVIAEGEAAWPELQARIDRVNELAAQLKTLEKSDIGAINAGLERIRLHGRKLELEGKLDATAQADMASERAELDARYKDIEARLADLHAQFNRDALTARDANGKEIEIGLGKVVHAYQPNAMSTFTKVGFYFSKIWEFLSDDPREANTEGGIFPAIFGTVMMTLIMAMIVTPFGVLAAVYLREYAKQNTLTRIIRIAVNNLAGVPAIVYGVFGLGFFVYVLGGSVDRLFFPEALPAPTFGTPGLLWASLTLALLAVPVVIVATEEGLARIPRTVREGSLALGATKAETLWKIVIPMASPAMMTGMILAVARAAGEVAPLMLVGVVKLAPSLPVDGNYPYLHLDQKIMHLGFHIYDVGFQSPNVEAARPLVYATALLLVLVIATLNLSAVYIRNHLREKYKALDS, from the coding sequence GTGAAACAGAACTCCCTGAAAGGATGGTTCAAGAGCGGCGCCCCGGGCGTCTGGATCAGCGGTGGCGCAGTGTCCATCGCGGTCATCATGACCATTGGCCTGTTGGCGGTAATTGCCGTGCGCGGTCTCGGTCATTTCTGGCCGGCGGATCTGATTCACGCCCATTACGACGTGCCCGGCCAGGCCAACCACCTGATCGTCGGCGAAGTGGTGCAGAAAGAAGAAGTGCCGCGCGCACGTCTGAAGAGCGCCGGCCTGCCGGTGCCTGACGAAGGTCCGGAATTCATGACCCGCGAGCTGATCAAGGTCGGCAACCGTGACCTGAACGGCAACGACTTCACCTGGATCGTCGGCGAGTGGCTGACCAAGCAGACCACGCCGCCCGAGCTAATGGCGATCGAGCGTCGCGAGTGGGGCAATTTCTACGGCTACCTGGTCAACGTCAAACAGGACGGCAAGGTCATCGCCGAGGGCGAGGCCGCATGGCCCGAGCTGCAAGCGCGCATCGATCGTGTGAACGAGCTGGCTGCTCAGCTGAAGACGCTGGAAAAGTCTGATATCGGTGCGATCAACGCCGGCCTCGAACGCATCCGTCTGCACGGTCGCAAACTGGAGCTGGAAGGCAAGCTTGACGCCACCGCACAAGCGGACATGGCGTCCGAGCGCGCCGAGCTGGATGCTCGCTACAAAGACATCGAAGCACGCTTGGCTGACCTGCATGCGCAATTCAACCGCGACGCGTTGACCGCTCGCGATGCCAACGGCAAAGAGATTGAAATCGGTCTGGGCAAAGTGGTTCACGCCTACCAGCCGAACGCGATGAGCACCTTCACCAAGGTCGGTTTCTACTTCAGCAAGATCTGGGAATTCCTCTCCGATGACCCGCGTGAAGCCAACACCGAAGGTGGGATCTTCCCGGCGATCTTCGGCACCGTGATGATGACCCTGATCATGGCGATGATCGTCACCCCGTTCGGCGTGCTGGCGGCGGTGTACCTGCGCGAATACGCCAAGCAGAACACTCTGACGCGGATTATCCGTATCGCGGTCAACAACCTTGCCGGTGTTCCGGCCATCGTTTACGGCGTGTTCGGTCTGGGCTTCTTCGTCTACGTGCTGGGTGGTTCGGTCGACCGTTTGTTCTTCCCGGAAGCGCTGCCGGCGCCGACCTTCGGTACGCCGGGCCTGCTCTGGGCTTCGCTGACCCTGGCGCTGCTGGCGGTGCCGGTGGTGATTGTGGCGACCGAGGAAGGTCTGGCGCGTATCCCGCGCACCGTGCGTGAAGGCTCGTTGGCCCTCGGTGCGACCAAGGCTGAAACCCTTTGGAAGATTGTGATCCCGATGGCCAGCCCGGCCATGATGACCGGCATGATCCTCGCCGTGGCCCGCGCCGCCGGTGAGGTGGCGCCGCTGATGCTCGTGGGTGTGGTGAAACTGGCGCCGTCGCTGCCGGTGGACGGCAACTACCCGTACCTGCACCTGGATCAGAAGATCATGCACCTGGGCTTCCACATCTATGACGTCGGCTTCCAGAGCCCGAACGTCGAAGCCGCCCGCCCGCTGGTGTACGCCACCGCGCTGCTGCTGGTGCTGGTGATCGCAACGCTGAACCTGTCGGCGGTGTATATCCGCAACCACCTGCGCGAAAAATACAAAGCACTGGACAGCTAA
- a CDS encoding MFS transporter: MTTAPSSLAQPEQPARPLTRNDYKTLSLSALGGALEFYDFIIFVFFATVVGKLFFPADMPEWLRLMQTFGIFAAGYLARPLGGIVMAHFGDLLGRKKMFTLSIFMMAVPTLIMGLLPTYAQIGIWAPILLLLMRVIQGAAIGGEVPGAWVFVSEHVPQKHIGYACGTLTSGLTAGILLGSLVATAINSIYTPAEVSDYAWRIPFLLGGVFGLFSVYLRRWLHETPVFAELQLRKALAEEVPLRAVLRDHRGAIAISMLLTWLLSAGVVVVILMTPTVLQTVYHFSPTTALQANSLAIVFLSLGCIGAGALADRFGAGRVFVFGCLGLLISSWTFYHSLADHPNWLFPFYALTGLLVGTIGAVPYVMVKAFPPVVRFSGLSFSYNVAYAIFGGLTPMVVSLLLKESAMGPAYYVAVLCAMGMVVGAWLWKRGR; the protein is encoded by the coding sequence ATGACCACAGCGCCTTCGAGCCTCGCGCAGCCCGAGCAACCCGCACGACCGTTGACCCGCAACGACTACAAGACTCTGTCGCTGTCCGCCCTTGGCGGGGCGCTGGAGTTTTACGATTTCATCATCTTCGTTTTCTTCGCCACCGTGGTCGGCAAGCTGTTCTTCCCGGCCGACATGCCCGAGTGGCTGCGCTTGATGCAGACCTTTGGCATTTTCGCTGCCGGCTATCTGGCGCGGCCGCTGGGCGGCATCGTCATGGCGCACTTCGGCGACCTGTTGGGGCGCAAGAAGATGTTCACCCTGAGCATTTTCATGATGGCCGTGCCGACCCTGATCATGGGCCTGCTGCCGACCTACGCGCAGATCGGCATCTGGGCGCCGATCCTGTTGCTGCTGATGCGGGTGATCCAGGGCGCGGCGATTGGCGGTGAAGTGCCGGGGGCGTGGGTCTTCGTTTCCGAACACGTACCGCAAAAGCACATCGGTTATGCCTGCGGCACGCTCACCAGCGGCCTGACGGCCGGCATCCTCCTCGGCTCGCTGGTCGCCACGGCGATCAACAGCATTTATACGCCAGCCGAAGTGTCGGATTACGCCTGGCGGATCCCGTTCCTGCTTGGCGGCGTGTTCGGCCTGTTCTCGGTGTATCTGCGCCGCTGGCTGCACGAAACCCCGGTATTCGCCGAACTGCAACTGCGCAAGGCACTGGCCGAAGAAGTGCCGCTGCGCGCGGTACTGCGTGACCACCGCGGCGCCATCGCCATCTCGATGCTGCTGACCTGGTTGCTCTCGGCCGGCGTCGTCGTAGTGATTCTGATGACTCCGACCGTGCTGCAAACGGTCTACCACTTCTCGCCAACCACGGCGCTGCAAGCCAACAGCCTGGCGATCGTCTTTCTCAGCCTCGGCTGCATTGGCGCCGGCGCACTGGCCGACCGCTTCGGCGCCGGTCGCGTATTCGTGTTCGGTTGCCTGGGCCTGCTGATCAGCTCCTGGACTTTCTACCACAGCCTCGCCGACCACCCGAACTGGCTGTTCCCGTTTTACGCACTGACCGGTTTGCTGGTCGGCACCATCGGCGCGGTGCCGTACGTAATGGTCAAGGCGTTCCCGCCGGTGGTGCGATTCAGCGGGTTGTCGTTTTCCTACAACGTCGCGTACGCAATCTTCGGTGGCTTGACGCCGATGGTGGTGAGTCTGCTGCTGAAGGAAAGCGCGATGGGGCCGGCTTACTATGTGGCGGTGTTGTGCGCGATGGGGATGGTGGTAGGGGCGTGGCTCTGGAAAAGAGGCCGCTGA
- a CDS encoding D-hexose-6-phosphate mutarotase: MNTPNVEAVKQDELNCWRIRHGKAEVLVAQQGAHILSYQIDGQPPIIWLNDKAEFKTGKSIRAGVPVCWPWFGKFERNPSSVQAMYTGEQPAPAHGLVRAMDWELGNIESEADGIKVEFKLPYPEGGLPGWPHEVDLTLTLHLADQLHYSLTSHNRGTDTVTLSQALHTYFAVSDVRNVHVDGVAGLNYIETLDDWNTASQSGDLHFSGETDRIYLDAPPQLSIVDPAWERRIVLTSTGSRTAVIWNPWIDRAAALPDMDNDGWQRMLCIETANVMDDLVTLAPGARHTMGVSVASKPL; the protein is encoded by the coding sequence ATGAACACGCCCAACGTTGAAGCCGTGAAACAGGATGAACTGAACTGCTGGCGCATCCGCCACGGCAAGGCCGAAGTGCTGGTGGCCCAGCAAGGCGCGCACATCCTCAGTTATCAGATCGACGGCCAGCCGCCGATCATCTGGCTCAACGACAAGGCCGAATTCAAGACCGGCAAAAGCATCCGCGCCGGTGTGCCGGTGTGCTGGCCGTGGTTCGGCAAATTCGAACGCAACCCGAGCAGCGTGCAGGCCATGTACACCGGCGAGCAACCTGCCCCCGCCCACGGTCTGGTGCGGGCGATGGACTGGGAATTGGGCAACATCGAATCAGAGGCTGACGGCATCAAGGTCGAGTTCAAGTTGCCCTACCCGGAAGGTGGCCTGCCGGGCTGGCCGCACGAAGTTGATCTGACCTTGACCCTGCATCTGGCGGATCAACTGCATTACAGCCTGACCAGCCATAACCGTGGTACTGACACCGTCACACTGAGTCAGGCGCTGCACACCTATTTCGCCGTGAGTGACGTGCGCAATGTGCATGTCGACGGCGTGGCCGGTTTGAATTACATCGAGACCCTGGACGACTGGAACACCGCCAGCCAGAGCGGCGATCTGCATTTCAGCGGCGAGACCGATCGCATCTATCTCGACGCTCCGCCGCAGCTGAGCATCGTTGATCCGGCCTGGGAACGACGCATCGTGCTGACCTCTACCGGCTCGCGCACTGCCGTGATCTGGAACCCGTGGATCGACCGCGCCGCCGCGCTGCCCGACATGGACAACGATGGCTGGCAGCGCATGCTGTGCATCGAGACGGCGAATGTGATGGATGATCTGGTGACCCTGGCGCCGGGTGCGCGCCATACGATGGGTGTTAGCGTCGCCAGCAAACCGCTTTAA
- a CDS encoding phosphate ABC transporter substrate-binding protein PstS: protein MKLKRLMAAMTFVAAGVATANAFAAVDPAIPSYTKTTGVSGNLSSVGSDTLANLMTLWAENYKKEYPNVNIQIQAAGSSTAPPALTEGTANLGPMSRKMKDNELQAFEQKYGYKPTAIPVAVDALAVFVHKDNPIQHLTMEQVDAIFSSTRLCGAKADVKTWGDLGVTGDLANKPVQLFGRNSVSGTYGYFKEEALCKGDYKPNVNEQPGSASVVQSISSSLNGVGYSGIGYKTASVKTVALAKKGSTDFIEDTEENALNGKYPLSRFLYVYVNKAPNKPLAPLEAEFVKLILSKQGQEVVVKDGYIPLPAKVAAKALADLGLKEGAEVAKK, encoded by the coding sequence ATGAAACTGAAGCGTTTGATGGCGGCAATGACTTTTGTCGCTGCTGGCGTTGCGACTGCCAACGCGTTCGCCGCTGTTGACCCTGCTATCCCGAGCTACACCAAGACCACTGGTGTGTCGGGCAACCTGTCCAGCGTCGGTTCCGATACCCTGGCCAACCTCATGACCTTGTGGGCCGAGAACTACAAAAAAGAATACCCGAACGTAAACATCCAGATTCAGGCTGCCGGTTCCTCCACCGCGCCACCTGCACTCACCGAAGGCACCGCCAACCTGGGCCCGATGAGCCGCAAGATGAAGGACAACGAGCTGCAGGCATTCGAGCAGAAGTACGGCTATAAGCCGACTGCGATCCCGGTTGCAGTGGATGCCCTGGCCGTGTTCGTGCACAAGGACAACCCGATCCAGCACCTGACCATGGAACAGGTTGACGCGATTTTCTCGTCGACCCGCCTGTGCGGCGCCAAGGCCGATGTGAAAACCTGGGGCGATCTGGGCGTGACCGGCGACCTGGCCAACAAGCCAGTGCAACTGTTCGGCCGTAACTCGGTTTCCGGCACCTACGGCTACTTCAAGGAAGAAGCTCTGTGCAAAGGCGACTACAAGCCAAACGTTAACGAACAACCAGGTTCGGCGTCGGTGGTGCAGTCGATCAGCAGCTCGCTTAATGGCGTCGGCTACTCGGGCATCGGCTACAAGACCGCTAGCGTGAAGACCGTCGCTCTGGCCAAGAAGGGCAGCACGGACTTCATCGAAGACACCGAAGAAAACGCTCTGAACGGCAAGTACCCGCTGTCGCGCTTCCTCTACGTTTACGTCAACAAGGCGCCGAACAAGCCTCTGGCACCGCTGGAAGCCGAGTTCGTCAAATTGATCCTGTCGAAACAGGGTCAGGAAGTCGTGGTCAAGGACGGCTACATCCCGCTGCCAGCCAAGGTTGCTGCAAAAGCACTGGCTGACCTCGGTCTGAAGGAAGGCGCTGAAGTCGCCAAGAAGTAA
- a CDS encoding ABC transporter permease subunit produces MNDLANSPMTTSSPPKRIDFNTPELQRKRRIRALKDRFTRWYVLVGGLAVLAAITLIFFFLAYVVAPLFQGADLTAKDSITPAWMQDAGKPLMISLEEQNQVAMRVSDKGQALFFDLDSGAELRRVDLPLPAGATVTSIGEDQPGQPLVAVGLSNGKALVFRHTYKVSYPDGKKTISPAIEYPYGEAPIALNESGGALEHVSLNATDSTLILVGSTGSQLNVLSLTSEENMMTGEVTSEQKRIDLPQMTEPVKNIFVDPRQQWLYVVNGRAQADVFSLRDKSLNGRYKLLENADAEVTATTQLVGGISLIIGDSKGGLAQWFMARDTDGEQRLKQIRTFQMGTTAIVEIAAEERRKGFLALDASGKLGVFHSTAHRTLLVDQVVEGQGLFGLSPRANRVIVEAGAKLQPLLLDNPHPEVSWSALWSKVWYENYDEPKYVWQSTAANTDFEPKLSLSPLTFGTLKAAFYAMLLAAPLAVAAAIYTAYFMAPGMRRKVKPVIELMEAMPTVILGFFAGLFLAPYVEGHLPGIFSLLMLLPIGILVAGFTFSRLPESIRLKVPDGWESALLIPVILFVGWLSLYMSPFMENWFFGGDMRMWISHDLGITYDQRNALVVGLAMGFAVIPNIYSIAEDAVFSVPRGLTLGSLALGATPWQTMTRVVILTASPGIFSALMIGMGRAVGETMIVLMATGNTPVMEMNLFEGLRTLAANVAVEMPESEVGGSHYRVLFLSALVLLLFTFVMNTLAELIRQRLRKKYSSL; encoded by the coding sequence ATGAATGATCTGGCCAATTCCCCAATGACTACGTCTTCCCCTCCCAAGCGCATTGATTTCAATACGCCTGAGCTGCAACGCAAGCGTCGCATTCGCGCGCTCAAGGATCGCTTCACCCGTTGGTATGTCCTCGTTGGCGGCCTGGCGGTGCTGGCAGCCATCACCCTGATTTTCTTCTTCCTCGCTTACGTCGTTGCGCCATTGTTTCAAGGTGCCGACCTGACCGCGAAAGATTCCATCACCCCGGCCTGGATGCAGGACGCCGGCAAGCCGCTGATGATCTCGCTCGAGGAGCAGAATCAGGTGGCCATGCGCGTCTCCGACAAGGGCCAGGCGCTGTTCTTCGACCTCGACAGTGGCGCTGAATTGAGACGCGTCGATCTGCCGCTGCCAGCGGGCGCAACCGTAACCTCGATTGGTGAAGATCAGCCGGGTCAGCCGCTGGTGGCCGTGGGCCTGTCCAACGGTAAGGCGCTGGTGTTCCGCCACACCTATAAGGTCAGCTACCCCGACGGCAAGAAAACCATCAGCCCGGCCATCGAATATCCGTATGGTGAGGCGCCGATCGCGCTGAATGAAAGCGGCGGTGCGTTGGAACATGTCAGCCTCAACGCCACCGATTCGACCCTGATACTGGTCGGCTCCACCGGTTCGCAACTCAACGTGCTATCGCTGACCAGCGAAGAAAACATGATGACCGGCGAAGTCACCAGCGAGCAGAAGCGTATCGATCTGCCGCAGATGACCGAACCGGTAAAAAACATCTTCGTCGACCCGCGCCAGCAATGGCTGTATGTGGTCAACGGGCGTGCCCAGGCCGACGTGTTCAGCCTGCGCGACAAGAGCCTCAACGGTCGCTACAAACTGCTGGAAAACGCTGATGCCGAAGTGACCGCGACCACGCAACTGGTGGGCGGCATCTCGCTGATCATCGGCGATTCCAAGGGCGGTCTGGCCCAGTGGTTCATGGCCCGCGACACCGATGGCGAGCAGCGTCTGAAGCAGATCCGCACCTTCCAGATGGGTACCACGGCAATCGTTGAAATCGCCGCCGAAGAACGCCGCAAAGGCTTTCTCGCCCTCGATGCCAGCGGCAAACTTGGCGTGTTCCACAGCACCGCACACCGTACTTTGCTGGTCGATCAGGTAGTTGAAGGTCAGGGCCTGTTCGGCCTGTCGCCGCGCGCCAACCGGGTGATCGTCGAAGCCGGCGCCAAGCTGCAACCGCTGCTGCTCGACAACCCCCATCCGGAAGTGTCATGGAGCGCGCTGTGGAGCAAGGTCTGGTACGAGAATTACGACGAGCCTAAATACGTCTGGCAATCCACGGCAGCCAACACCGATTTCGAACCGAAACTGAGCCTGTCGCCGCTGACTTTCGGTACTTTGAAAGCCGCGTTCTACGCGATGCTGCTGGCGGCGCCACTGGCCGTCGCTGCGGCAATTTACACCGCGTACTTCATGGCCCCGGGCATGCGTCGCAAGGTCAAACCGGTGATCGAGCTGATGGAAGCAATGCCGACAGTGATCCTCGGTTTCTTCGCCGGCCTGTTCCTCGCGCCATACGTAGAGGGCCATTTGCCGGGCATCTTCAGCCTGCTGATGCTGCTGCCGATCGGCATTCTGGTCGCCGGTTTCACCTTCAGCCGCCTGCCCGAGTCGATCCGCCTGAAAGTCCCGGACGGCTGGGAAAGCGCGCTGCTGATTCCGGTGATTCTGTTTGTGGGCTGGCTGTCGCTGTACATGAGCCCGTTCATGGAGAACTGGTTCTTCGGCGGCGACATGCGCATGTGGATATCCCATGACCTGGGCATCACCTACGACCAGCGCAACGCCCTGGTGGTCGGTCTGGCCATGGGCTTTGCGGTGATCCCGAACATCTACTCGATCGCCGAAGACGCCGTGTTCAGCGTGCCGCGCGGTCTCACTTTGGGTTCTCTCGCCCTTGGTGCGACGCCATGGCAGACCATGACTCGCGTGGTGATCCTCACCGCCAGCCCGGGCATCTTTTCGGCGCTGATGATCGGCATGGGCCGTGCGGTCGGCGAAACCATGATCGTGCTGATGGCCACCGGCAATACCCCGGTCATGGAGATGAACCTGTTCGAAGGCCTGCGCACGCTGGCCGCCAACGTCGCGGTGGAAATGCCCGAGTCGGAAGTCGGCGGCAGCCACTACCGCGTGCTGTTCCTCTCGGCGCTGGTGCTGCTGCTGTTCACCTTCGTCATGAACACCCTGGCAGAACTGATTCGTCAGCGTCTGCGCAAGAAATACTCGTCGCTTTAA
- a CDS encoding GlsB/YeaQ/YmgE family stress response membrane protein: MGIIGTIFIGLIVGLLARFLKPGDDSMGWIMTILLGIGGSLAATYGGQALGIYQAGEGAGFLGALVGAVVLLVIYGLIKKN; this comes from the coding sequence ATGGGAATTATCGGAACCATCTTTATCGGCTTGATCGTCGGCCTGCTGGCTCGGTTCCTGAAACCGGGCGATGACAGCATGGGCTGGATCATGACCATCCTGCTCGGTATCGGCGGTTCGCTGGCAGCCACCTACGGCGGCCAGGCTCTGGGCATCTATCAGGCGGGCGAGGGCGCGGGATTCCTCGGCGCACTGGTTGGCGCTGTCGTGTTGCTGGTGATCTACGGTCTGATCAAAAAGAACTGA
- a CDS encoding helix-turn-helix domain-containing protein — protein sequence MINDRIRRARLQKGLTLEALADQLGDITKQALSKYEKGLSTPNSTRLLQLAKALHVSPEYFFRADAIALAPLEFRKLARMPRYRQAQVEEKIREHLERYIALEECFNPADIYTPATPSQMIQVSCLDEAEQAAEELRQFWGIGSDPIANLTEQLEEHSIKVAMLHGPDDFDGACAATGNGEHVLIALNADRPGERIRFTAAHELGHWVMALPENMPEKDKENCCHRFAGAFLYPAKGVTSDFGSHPRSRVHPRELLIAKRQYGISMHAALRRLKDLRLLSENGYKSLTIQFSANGWRKSEPEPLPCKPPQRFESLAFWALAEGLISKSRAAELLRKPVSALDPNFLGSLENA from the coding sequence ATGATAAACGACCGTATTCGCCGCGCGCGCCTGCAAAAAGGCCTCACTCTTGAGGCTTTGGCCGATCAGCTCGGCGACATAACCAAACAAGCCCTGAGCAAATATGAAAAAGGGTTGAGCACTCCGAACTCGACTCGCCTGCTGCAACTGGCCAAAGCTCTTCATGTCAGCCCGGAGTATTTCTTCCGTGCCGATGCGATTGCGCTCGCGCCGCTGGAGTTTCGCAAACTGGCAAGGATGCCTAGATATCGTCAGGCACAGGTGGAAGAGAAAATTCGTGAACACCTCGAGCGCTACATAGCACTAGAGGAATGTTTCAATCCCGCTGATATCTATACCCCGGCGACCCCCTCACAAATGATTCAGGTTTCCTGCCTCGATGAAGCCGAGCAGGCAGCTGAAGAGCTTCGCCAGTTCTGGGGCATCGGTAGCGACCCGATCGCCAACCTGACCGAGCAACTGGAAGAGCACAGTATCAAGGTTGCGATGCTCCATGGCCCGGACGATTTCGACGGCGCCTGTGCTGCCACTGGCAACGGCGAGCACGTGCTGATTGCTTTGAATGCGGACCGCCCTGGCGAAAGAATCAGGTTTACTGCCGCTCACGAGCTCGGTCACTGGGTAATGGCATTACCGGAAAATATGCCCGAGAAGGACAAGGAAAATTGCTGCCATCGATTCGCGGGCGCCTTCCTTTACCCGGCAAAAGGCGTCACCAGTGATTTCGGTAGCCATCCTCGATCCAGAGTTCACCCCCGTGAGTTACTGATTGCCAAGCGCCAATACGGCATCTCCATGCACGCGGCGCTGAGACGACTCAAAGATCTGAGGCTTCTAAGCGAGAACGGCTACAAATCGCTGACTATCCAATTCAGTGCCAATGGCTGGCGCAAATCGGAACCTGAGCCGTTGCCATGCAAACCACCACAAAGATTCGAATCGCTGGCATTCTGGGCTCTGGCCGAAGGGTTGATCAGTAAATCCAGAGCCGCTGAACTTCTGCGCAAACCAGTGAGCGCACTGGACCCTAATTTCCTGGGTTCACTGGAGAATGCATGA
- a CDS encoding DUF3299 domain-containing protein, giving the protein MRRLLLTLLLLGSYLAHAGELPETDWLELMPKSDQKALEAMPEIDHNSPEATGTFTEKGGMKQAKGLPAVMYSTKTVASMNDKHIRIGGYPVPLESDAKGRSTLFFLVPYPGACIHVPPPPPNQLVLVRYPKGLKLDDIYTPLWVTGTLKIEKVSNDLADAAYALEAEKVRVVEEADL; this is encoded by the coding sequence ATGCGCCGTCTTTTGTTGACTCTCCTCTTGCTGGGCAGCTATCTCGCCCACGCCGGCGAACTGCCGGAAACCGACTGGCTGGAACTGATGCCCAAGTCGGACCAGAAGGCCCTCGAGGCCATGCCGGAAATCGACCACAACTCCCCCGAGGCCACTGGCACCTTCACCGAGAAGGGCGGGATGAAGCAGGCCAAAGGTCTGCCGGCGGTGATGTATTCGACGAAAACCGTGGCGTCGATGAACGACAAGCACATTCGCATCGGCGGGTACCCGGTGCCGCTGGAATCCGATGCCAAGGGCCGCAGCACGCTGTTCTTCCTCGTGCCGTATCCGGGCGCCTGCATCCACGTGCCGCCACCGCCGCCGAATCAACTGGTGCTGGTGCGGTATCCGAAAGGTTTGAAGCTCGACGACATCTATACACCGCTCTGGGTGACCGGCACGCTGAAAATCGAAAAGGTCAGTAATGACCTGGCGGATGCGGCCTATGCGCTGGAAGCGGAGAAGGTGCGGGTAGTGGAGGAGGCTGACCTTTAA
- a CDS encoding type II toxin-antitoxin system VapC family toxin, which yields MSLIYISDTNIWIDFRNARLLEQMFQLPFTLCCADFVMQELADFPHEELLERGLNVESFDESGVLKLFGLKIEHNNSSLADVSCYLLAQETGRPLLTGDGKLRRQAQRDGLQVHGALWLLDLMVEHQVIDHLHAANSLAHMLEHGARLPVGECEARLSRWREPQP from the coding sequence ATGAGTCTGATCTACATCAGCGATACGAATATATGGATTGACTTCAGAAATGCCAGATTGCTGGAGCAGATGTTTCAACTGCCGTTCACCCTTTGTTGCGCTGACTTTGTAATGCAGGAGCTCGCAGACTTCCCTCATGAAGAACTGCTTGAGCGAGGATTGAACGTTGAGTCGTTCGACGAATCGGGGGTGCTCAAACTTTTCGGACTGAAAATCGAGCACAACAACAGCTCACTGGCTGACGTGTCTTGCTACTTGCTCGCTCAGGAAACAGGCCGACCGCTCTTGACCGGAGACGGCAAGTTGCGGCGTCAGGCACAACGAGATGGATTACAGGTACACGGTGCGCTGTGGTTACTGGATTTGATGGTTGAACATCAAGTGATCGACCATCTCCATGCTGCGAACTCCTTGGCTCACATGCTTGAGCATGGCGCTCGGCTACCGGTTGGTGAGTGTGAAGCAAGGCTCTCGCGCTGGCGAGAGCCACAGCCGTAG
- a CDS encoding acyl-CoA thioesterase: protein MIELEQEDPIPQGDLALQITALPRETNGFGDIFGGWLVAQMDLAGTAMASRVAGGRVATVAIDRMAFLVPVAVGAQLSFYTQTLEIGRSSIQMMVEVWSDDPLSSEWRKVTEAVFVFVAIDGSGRTRSVPPRAR, encoded by the coding sequence ATGATAGAGCTCGAACAAGAAGATCCGATCCCACAGGGCGACCTGGCCCTGCAAATCACCGCACTTCCGCGCGAAACCAACGGCTTTGGCGATATTTTCGGCGGCTGGCTGGTCGCGCAGATGGATCTGGCCGGCACCGCCATGGCCAGCCGTGTTGCCGGTGGCCGCGTCGCCACTGTTGCCATCGACCGCATGGCGTTTCTGGTGCCGGTCGCCGTCGGCGCGCAGTTGTCCTTTTATACCCAGACCCTGGAAATCGGCCGCAGCTCGATCCAGATGATGGTCGAAGTGTGGAGCGATGACCCACTGTCCAGCGAATGGCGCAAGGTCACCGAAGCGGTTTTCGTCTTCGTCGCCATCGACGGCAGCGGTCGCACCCGCTCGGTGCCGCCACGCGCGCGTTAA